A single Marinobacter sp. es.042 DNA region contains:
- the trmH gene encoding tRNA (guanosine(18)-2'-O)-methyltransferase TrmH, translating into MTPERLSRIKQTLNTRQPDLSVLTDQVHKPRNLSAIIRSCDAFGLANMHVVWPKEGFRAFRKTAGGSYNWVTTHTHRSMEEAIQSLKVQGHKLYAAQLSDRAIDFRDVDYTLPCTIILGNEVDGVSVDAAAQADEHIVIPMMGMVESLNVSSACAIVLSEAQRQRKLAGMFDQRRMPDDEYNRLLFCWCQPTVKRYCDDRNLPYPPIDPETGELVDGVGWMQEVRKLRANRPRWDDEPKVTADEQ; encoded by the coding sequence ATGACCCCCGAACGCCTCTCCCGGATCAAACAAACCTTGAACACCCGGCAACCGGATCTGAGCGTCCTCACCGACCAGGTTCACAAACCCCGGAACCTCTCCGCCATCATTCGCTCCTGCGATGCTTTCGGCCTGGCCAACATGCACGTGGTCTGGCCCAAGGAAGGATTTCGGGCTTTCCGGAAAACCGCCGGAGGCAGCTACAACTGGGTCACCACCCACACCCACCGGAGCATGGAAGAAGCGATCCAGAGTCTGAAAGTGCAGGGCCACAAGCTCTATGCGGCGCAGCTCTCCGACCGGGCTATCGATTTCCGGGATGTGGATTACACCCTGCCTTGCACGATAATCCTGGGTAACGAAGTGGATGGCGTCAGCGTCGATGCCGCGGCTCAGGCTGACGAGCACATCGTTATCCCAATGATGGGGATGGTGGAGTCGCTGAATGTATCGTCTGCCTGCGCGATTGTCCTGTCCGAAGCCCAGAGGCAGCGGAAGCTGGCCGGCATGTTCGATCAGCGCCGGATGCCGGATGACGAGTACAACCGCCTTTTATTCTGTTGGTGTCAGCCCACCGTCAAACGCTACTGCGACGACCGCAATTTGCCGTACCCGCCGATAGACCCGGAAACGGGTGAGTTGGTCGACGGTGTGGGCTGGATGCAGGAAGTAAGAAAGTTAAGGGCGAATCGCCCACGGTGGGATGACGAACCCAAAGTCACCGCAGATGAGCAATAA
- the miaB gene encoding tRNA (N6-isopentenyl adenosine(37)-C2)-methylthiotransferase MiaB: MAKKLYIKTHGCQMNEYDSARMADLLKTGETVEMTDSPDDADILLLNTCSIREKAQEKVFHQLGRWKKLKSKKPEMIIGVGGCVASQEGQAIIDRAPYVDMVFGPQTLHRLPDMITEVRAKGNGVGVVDVSFPEIEKFDNLPEPGADGPSAFVSIMEGCSKYCTFCVVPYTRGEEVSRPADDVIAEVAHLASQGVREVNLLGQNVNAYRGETHDGDTMDLAELIELIATIDGIDRIRYTTSHPVEFSDALIDVYERVPELVSHLHLPVQSGSDRILAAMKRGHTALEYKSKLRRLRKIRPDISFSSDFIIGFPGETEKDFEDTMKLINDIGFDMSFSFVYSARPGTPASDLPDDTPLDVKKQRLSILQDRLNQNVMDISRKMVGSTQRILVTGLSKKDPGEYAGRTENNRIVNFRHENPEVVGHFIDVDIVEAYPNSLRGVPVNSELF; this comes from the coding sequence ATGGCCAAGAAGCTGTACATCAAAACCCACGGCTGTCAGATGAACGAGTATGACTCTGCCCGCATGGCAGACCTGCTCAAAACCGGTGAAACCGTCGAAATGACAGATTCACCCGATGACGCCGACATCCTGCTGCTGAACACCTGCTCCATTCGGGAAAAAGCCCAGGAGAAGGTGTTCCACCAGCTTGGCCGCTGGAAAAAGCTGAAAAGCAAAAAGCCGGAAATGATCATCGGTGTGGGTGGCTGTGTGGCTTCCCAGGAAGGCCAGGCGATCATTGACCGCGCACCCTACGTGGACATGGTCTTCGGCCCCCAGACCCTGCATCGCCTGCCGGACATGATTACGGAAGTGCGCGCCAAGGGTAACGGTGTTGGCGTGGTGGACGTCAGCTTCCCGGAAATCGAAAAATTCGACAACCTCCCCGAGCCCGGCGCAGACGGCCCTTCCGCGTTTGTTTCAATCATGGAAGGCTGCAGCAAGTACTGCACGTTCTGCGTGGTGCCCTACACCCGCGGGGAAGAAGTCAGCCGCCCGGCAGACGATGTGATCGCCGAAGTGGCCCACCTCGCCAGCCAGGGTGTTCGCGAGGTTAACCTGCTGGGCCAGAACGTGAATGCCTACCGTGGCGAAACCCACGACGGCGACACGATGGACCTGGCGGAACTGATCGAGCTGATCGCCACCATCGACGGCATTGATCGCATCCGTTACACCACGTCCCACCCGGTGGAATTCTCGGATGCTCTGATTGACGTGTACGAGCGGGTTCCGGAGCTGGTCAGCCACCTGCATCTGCCAGTTCAGAGCGGTTCCGACCGCATCCTGGCGGCCATGAAGCGCGGCCATACAGCACTGGAGTACAAATCCAAACTCCGCCGCCTGCGCAAGATCCGCCCGGATATCAGTTTCTCGTCGGACTTCATCATCGGCTTCCCGGGCGAAACCGAGAAGGACTTTGAAGACACCATGAAGCTGATCAACGACATCGGCTTCGACATGTCCTTCAGCTTCGTATACAGCGCCCGTCCGGGCACACCGGCGTCAGACCTGCCGGACGATACGCCATTGGATGTGAAGAAGCAGCGTCTGAGCATCCTGCAGGATCGCCTGAATCAGAATGTGATGGATATCAGTCGCAAGATGGTGGGTTCCACCCAGCGGATTCTGGTGACCGGTCTGTCCAAGAAGGACCCTGGCGAATACGCAGGGCGTACCGAGAACAACCGGATTGTGAATTTCCGGCATGAGAATCCGGAGGTTGTTGGGCACTTTATTGATGTCGATATTGTGGAGGCCTATCCCAATTCACTTCGCGGGGTGCCTGTTAACTCGGAGTTGTTTTAG
- the gatC gene encoding Asp-tRNA(Asn)/Glu-tRNA(Gln) amidotransferase subunit GatC produces MTISREDIEKVAVLARIRVDDEQVSALEKDLGNILDLVDQLAAADTDSVEPMAHPLNAVQRLRADEVTETNQREAFQAIAPATENGLYLVPRVIE; encoded by the coding sequence GTGACCATTTCCCGTGAGGACATTGAGAAAGTCGCTGTACTCGCCCGCATTCGTGTGGATGACGAGCAGGTTTCGGCTCTGGAGAAGGATCTGGGCAATATTCTGGATCTGGTGGATCAACTGGCGGCCGCCGACACCGATTCGGTTGAGCCCATGGCCCATCCGTTGAATGCAGTCCAGCGCCTGCGCGCTGACGAGGTAACCGAGACCAATCAGCGGGAAGCGTTCCAGGCGATTGCTCCGGCAACCGAGAACGGGCTTTATCTGGTTCCCCGAGTGATCGAGTGA
- a CDS encoding nucleoid-associated protein: MAIKHLRTAFASQYQPGQPARLVTGEALQEPGGDYEGLHKQMKRLFNSKPGKKYGRFSEDLGECPFSAWLKDYLEDKQTFGAMTDRLFGQWQELLTGSQEEFDGHLMIVHDALADAEVVYLFILETDSAMRFDGNQSLDATDVLSLSRLNLAVRIELDDWRGNNPAENYLTLVHGRGTGEPGELFIRLCGFTNQVDVEKETMTFLDAVEAFAKSSEPDKAGEVRTKAYEFCKEQHALGEPVEIEALSGYLDESEPQRFKEFASKTAELPESGVLHPDHRKVKKLVRIAGSGGGMSVSFSSDLVNQAVYYDRDKDALTITRLPKALREQLQRYLEAREE; encoded by the coding sequence ATGGCCATCAAACACCTCCGCACTGCCTTCGCCAGCCAGTACCAGCCGGGCCAGCCTGCCCGCCTTGTGACGGGTGAGGCCCTGCAGGAGCCCGGTGGCGATTACGAGGGCCTGCACAAGCAGATGAAGCGCCTGTTCAACAGCAAGCCCGGCAAGAAATACGGCCGCTTTTCCGAAGATCTGGGCGAGTGCCCGTTCAGCGCCTGGCTGAAAGACTACCTGGAAGACAAGCAAACCTTCGGCGCCATGACCGACCGCCTGTTCGGACAGTGGCAGGAGCTCCTGACCGGCAGTCAGGAAGAGTTCGATGGCCATCTGATGATCGTCCATGATGCCCTGGCGGACGCCGAGGTGGTTTACCTGTTTATCCTGGAAACCGACAGCGCCATGCGGTTCGATGGCAACCAGTCACTGGATGCGACCGACGTCCTGAGCCTTTCCCGTTTGAATCTGGCCGTTCGCATCGAGCTGGATGACTGGCGTGGTAACAACCCGGCCGAAAACTATCTGACACTGGTCCACGGGCGCGGGACCGGCGAGCCAGGAGAGCTGTTTATCCGTTTGTGCGGGTTTACCAATCAGGTGGATGTGGAAAAGGAAACCATGACCTTCCTGGATGCGGTGGAAGCTTTTGCCAAGTCCTCCGAGCCTGATAAAGCCGGCGAGGTTCGCACCAAGGCCTATGAGTTCTGTAAGGAGCAGCATGCCCTGGGCGAGCCGGTCGAAATCGAGGCATTGTCCGGCTACCTGGACGAGAGTGAGCCGCAACGCTTCAAGGAGTTTGCCTCAAAAACCGCTGAACTGCCGGAAAGCGGCGTGCTGCACCCGGACCACCGGAAAGTGAAAAAGCTGGTACGGATTGCAGGCTCGGGAGGCGGAATGAGCGTGTCCTTCTCCTCCGACCTGGTAAATCAGGCGGTTTACTATGACCGCGACAAAGACGCGTTGACCATTACCCGGCTTCCCAAGGCTTTGCGGGAGCAGCTTCAGCGGTATCTTGAGGCTCGCGAGGAGTGA
- a CDS encoding PilZ domain-containing protein → MKPVAAKLNLRNQQRVDVATDITIEKSDGCCLTCSVSNLSRTGVMISCNQETVKQLIPEQKAPAPGHWIAVKTRFSVPVVATQPVSIIADGNIVHMRRIARDEFQLGIQFAEFEGNGFDYVDRYVAKLLADSRNPA, encoded by the coding sequence ATGAAACCTGTCGCCGCCAAATTGAATTTGCGCAACCAACAGCGAGTGGACGTAGCCACCGACATTACTATTGAGAAATCGGACGGCTGCTGCCTGACCTGTTCGGTATCCAATCTCTCCCGCACGGGCGTCATGATTTCCTGTAATCAGGAAACGGTGAAACAACTCATTCCCGAGCAAAAAGCCCCGGCTCCAGGACACTGGATTGCCGTGAAGACCCGATTCTCCGTGCCGGTGGTTGCAACGCAACCGGTTTCCATTATTGCCGACGGCAACATCGTTCACATGCGACGCATCGCCAGGGACGAATTTCAGCTGGGCATCCAGTTCGCTGAGTTTGAAGGCAACGGCTTCGATTACGTCGACCGCTACGTTGCTAAACTGCTGGCCGACTCCCGCAATCCGGCCTGA
- the gatB gene encoding Asp-tRNA(Asn)/Glu-tRNA(Gln) amidotransferase subunit GatB yields the protein MQWDIVIGLEIHVQLATKTKIFSGSSTAYGAEPNTQANAVDLAMPGTLPVPNEQAFRYAVMFGLAVNAEIERRSVFERKNYFYPDLPKGYQTTQLERPIVGPGFVDIDLPNGKTKRVRIHHAHLEEDAGKSLHEDFHGMTGVDLNRAGTPLIEVVTEPDMNNAEEAVAFAKKLHSIVTSLGICDGDMSQGSLRFDVNISLKPKGSDTLGTRTETKNLNSFRFMEQAIAHEVERQMDILEDGGKIVQETRLYNGDRDESRSMRTKEEANDYRYFPCPDLLPVEIDDSFIEEARNSLPELPDARKARFMEQYGLNDYDAGLLSGDSKLATFFEEAASQGKDAKLVANWIQGEFSARLNAEEKSVADSPISGAQLGDMVVRIADNTISSAGAKKVFEALWSGENDSVDAIIDAKGLKQVSDTGALEAMVDEVLAGMPDQVAQYQNEEDPKKRKKMLGGFMGPLMKASKGQGNPKLFNEILVRKLGG from the coding sequence ATGCAGTGGGACATTGTGATCGGGCTGGAAATTCACGTTCAGCTCGCCACCAAGACCAAGATTTTTTCCGGCTCAAGCACCGCTTACGGCGCCGAGCCCAACACCCAAGCCAACGCCGTTGATCTGGCCATGCCCGGCACCCTGCCGGTGCCCAACGAGCAGGCTTTCCGCTATGCGGTCATGTTTGGCCTGGCGGTGAACGCCGAGATCGAGCGCCGGTCGGTTTTCGAGCGGAAGAACTACTTTTACCCGGATCTGCCCAAAGGCTACCAGACCACGCAGCTGGAACGCCCGATTGTCGGCCCGGGTTTCGTTGATATTGATCTGCCGAACGGTAAGACCAAGCGTGTTCGCATCCATCACGCACACCTGGAAGAAGATGCCGGTAAGTCCCTGCACGAGGATTTCCATGGCATGACCGGCGTTGACCTCAACCGAGCCGGCACCCCGCTCATCGAAGTGGTCACCGAGCCGGACATGAATAATGCGGAAGAAGCCGTTGCCTTTGCCAAGAAGCTGCACAGCATCGTGACGTCACTGGGCATCTGCGACGGCGATATGTCCCAAGGCTCCTTGCGTTTTGACGTGAATATTTCGCTGAAGCCGAAGGGCTCCGACACCCTGGGCACACGTACCGAGACCAAGAACCTGAACTCATTCAGGTTCATGGAGCAGGCTATCGCCCACGAAGTCGAGCGGCAGATGGACATTCTGGAAGACGGCGGCAAAATTGTGCAGGAAACCCGTCTGTACAACGGTGACCGCGACGAATCCCGTTCCATGCGCACCAAGGAAGAAGCCAACGACTACCGCTACTTCCCCTGCCCGGACCTGCTGCCGGTGGAAATCGATGATTCCTTTATTGAGGAAGCTCGCAACAGCCTTCCGGAACTGCCCGACGCTCGCAAAGCCCGCTTTATGGAGCAGTACGGTCTGAATGACTACGACGCCGGCCTGCTAAGCGGCGACTCGAAACTGGCCACTTTCTTTGAAGAAGCGGCCAGCCAGGGCAAAGACGCAAAGCTGGTCGCCAACTGGATCCAGGGCGAATTCTCTGCGCGCCTTAATGCAGAGGAGAAATCGGTTGCCGATTCGCCCATCAGCGGCGCTCAGCTGGGCGATATGGTGGTACGGATTGCAGACAATACGATCTCATCCGCCGGCGCAAAGAAGGTGTTCGAGGCGCTGTGGTCTGGTGAGAACGACAGCGTTGACGCCATCATCGATGCCAAGGGGCTGAAGCAGGTGTCGGACACCGGCGCCCTGGAAGCTATGGTAGATGAGGTTCTGGCGGGCATGCCGGATCAGGTGGCGCAGTACCAGAACGAGGAAGATCCGAAGAAGCGCAAGAAGATGCTTGGTGGCTTTATGGGGCCGCTGATGAAAGCTTCTAAAGGCCAGGGGAACCCGAAGCTTTTCAACGAGATTCTTGTTCGCAAGCTTGGGGGGTGA
- the cysD gene encoding sulfate adenylyltransferase subunit CysD translates to MTTYNLTHLKQLEAESIHIIREVAAEFDNPVMLYSIGKDSAVMLHLALKAFYPGTPPFPLMHIDTTWKFRDMIKFRDNVAEEFGLDLIVHTNQEGVDQGIGPFTHGSAKHTDVMKTQALKQALDKYKFDAAFGGARRDEEKSRAKERVYSFRDEYHRWDPKNQRPELWNIYNGKINKGESIRVFPLSNWTELDIWQYIYLENIDIVPLYYAAERPVVERDGTLIMVDDDRMPLKEGEKPMMKSVRFRTLGCYPLTGAIESEANTLPDIIQEMLLAKSSERQGRVIDHDSAGSMEQKKREGYF, encoded by the coding sequence ATGACCACATACAACCTCACGCACCTGAAACAGCTGGAAGCGGAAAGCATCCACATCATCCGGGAAGTGGCAGCCGAGTTCGACAATCCGGTAATGCTGTATTCCATCGGCAAGGACTCCGCGGTAATGCTTCACCTGGCCCTGAAGGCCTTTTACCCGGGTACGCCGCCCTTTCCGTTGATGCACATTGATACCACCTGGAAATTCCGGGACATGATCAAGTTCAGGGACAACGTCGCTGAGGAGTTCGGCCTCGACCTCATCGTGCACACCAACCAGGAAGGTGTGGATCAGGGAATCGGGCCGTTCACTCACGGCAGCGCGAAACATACCGATGTCATGAAGACCCAAGCCCTGAAACAGGCGCTCGACAAGTACAAGTTTGATGCAGCCTTCGGCGGTGCCCGTCGAGACGAGGAAAAATCCCGGGCCAAGGAACGCGTGTATTCGTTTCGGGATGAGTACCATCGCTGGGATCCCAAGAACCAGCGTCCCGAGTTGTGGAATATCTACAACGGCAAGATCAACAAGGGCGAGAGTATCCGGGTGTTTCCGCTGTCCAACTGGACGGAACTGGATATCTGGCAATACATCTACCTTGAGAACATCGACATCGTTCCGCTCTACTATGCCGCCGAACGCCCGGTCGTTGAGCGCGATGGCACCCTGATCATGGTGGACGACGACCGCATGCCATTGAAGGAAGGCGAGAAACCAATGATGAAATCGGTTCGCTTCCGGACCCTGGGCTGCTACCCGCTGACGGGCGCCATCGAATCCGAAGCCAACACGCTTCCGGACATTATCCAGGAAATGTTGCTGGCCAAGAGCTCCGAGCGCCAGGGCCGGGTAATCGACCACGATTCAGCCGGCTCCATGGAACAGAAAAAGCGGGAAGGGTATTTCTAA
- the rimO gene encoding 30S ribosomal protein S12 methylthiotransferase RimO: MTDNTQTPASSGNGKVGFISLGCPKALVDSERILTQLRLDGYDVVPTYNDADIVVVNTCGFIDAAKQESLDAIGEAISENGKVIVTGCMGVEADKIRDTHPGVLAVSGPHAYEEVVGAVHQFVPQKKQHDPFTDLVPPQGIKLTPRHYAYLKISEGCNHRCTFCIIPSMRGDLVSRPIGDVMDEAQRLVDAGVKELLVISQDTSAYGVDTKYRTGFWQGRPLKTKMQSLCEALGEMGVWVRLHYVYPYPHVDDIIPLMAEGKILPYLDIPFQHASPKVLKAMKRPAHDSKTLERIRKWREICPELTIRSTFIVGFPGETEEDFQYLLDWLDEAQLDRVGAFKYSPVEGAKANELEGAVPEEVKEERLARFMEKQAEISAARLQAKIGQTIDVLIDEVDEEGAIGRSKADAPEIDGMVYLNDETDLVPGEIVQAVVEHADEHDLWARLL; the protein is encoded by the coding sequence ATGACAGATAACACCCAGACCCCCGCCTCGTCCGGCAACGGCAAAGTCGGTTTCATCAGCCTCGGTTGTCCCAAGGCTCTCGTCGACTCCGAGCGCATTCTCACGCAGCTCAGGCTGGACGGCTATGATGTTGTCCCGACCTATAACGACGCCGACATTGTTGTGGTCAACACCTGCGGATTTATCGATGCCGCCAAACAGGAGTCGCTGGATGCGATCGGTGAGGCTATCAGCGAAAACGGCAAGGTGATTGTCACCGGTTGTATGGGGGTGGAGGCCGACAAGATTCGCGATACTCACCCGGGTGTTCTGGCGGTTTCCGGGCCCCACGCCTATGAGGAAGTGGTCGGCGCGGTACACCAGTTCGTTCCGCAGAAAAAACAGCACGACCCGTTCACCGATCTGGTTCCGCCGCAGGGAATCAAACTGACCCCGCGGCACTACGCCTACCTCAAGATCTCCGAAGGTTGTAACCATCGCTGCACCTTCTGCATCATTCCCTCCATGCGCGGTGATCTTGTCAGTCGGCCCATTGGCGATGTAATGGACGAAGCCCAGCGCCTGGTGGATGCCGGTGTAAAAGAGCTGTTGGTCATTTCCCAGGATACCTCCGCCTACGGCGTCGACACCAAATACCGCACCGGCTTCTGGCAAGGGCGGCCGCTCAAGACCAAGATGCAGTCACTGTGCGAAGCGCTTGGCGAAATGGGCGTGTGGGTACGCCTGCATTACGTTTACCCCTATCCCCATGTCGACGACATCATTCCCTTGATGGCCGAGGGCAAGATCCTGCCGTACCTGGATATCCCCTTCCAGCACGCCAGCCCGAAAGTGCTCAAGGCCATGAAGCGCCCGGCCCACGACAGCAAAACCCTGGAGCGCATCCGCAAATGGCGTGAGATCTGCCCCGAGCTCACCATCCGCTCCACCTTCATCGTCGGCTTCCCCGGTGAAACCGAGGAAGACTTCCAGTACCTGCTGGACTGGCTCGACGAGGCTCAACTGGATCGCGTTGGCGCGTTCAAATACAGCCCGGTGGAAGGCGCCAAAGCCAACGAACTGGAAGGTGCGGTTCCCGAGGAAGTCAAAGAAGAGCGCCTGGCCCGTTTCATGGAAAAACAGGCAGAGATTTCAGCAGCCCGCCTACAGGCCAAAATCGGCCAGACGATCGACGTGCTGATTGACGAGGTTGACGAGGAAGGCGCCATTGGTCGCTCCAAGGCAGACGCGCCGGAGATCGACGGTATGGTTTATCTCAACGATGAAACCGACCTGGTGCCAGGCGAAATCGTTCAGGCCGTTGTTGAGCATGCTGATGAGCATGATCTTTGGGCTCGGCTTCTTTGA
- the gatA gene encoding Asp-tRNA(Asn)/Glu-tRNA(Gln) amidotransferase subunit GatA: MHNKSVAELSRDLDRGQASSVELTQEFLDRIKREDSKYNSFITVTEEQALADARVADEQRAAGNATPWTGVPFAHKDIFCTNGVRTTCGSKMLENFVPPYDATVTANFREAGAVCLGKTNMDEFAMGSSNENSYFGAVTNPWGLSEGNKRVPGGSSGGSAAAVAARLIPAATATDTGGSIRQPAALCGVTGLKPTYGRVSRYGMIAFASSLDQGGTMARTAEDNALMLNVMAGFDPKDSTSIDREVPDYTATLNEPLKGMKIGLPKEYFSDQLSPAMEQQVRNAVKEYEKLGATVKEVSLPNAKLAIAAYYVIAPAEASANLSRFDGVRYGYRCEDPKDLMDLYTRSRAEGFGEEVKRRILVGTYALSAGYFDAYYLKAQKVRRLIQQDFINAFKEVDVLMSPTTPSPAFIQGEKTSDPVTMYLEDVFTIAINLAGVPAMSVPAGFVDGLPVGLQIIGDYFSEARLLNAAHQFQQVTDWHQREPQ; encoded by the coding sequence ATGCATAACAAATCCGTAGCAGAGCTTTCCCGGGACCTGGATCGCGGCCAGGCCTCCAGCGTGGAGTTGACCCAGGAGTTCCTCGACCGCATCAAGCGGGAAGATTCGAAGTACAACAGCTTTATCACCGTGACCGAAGAGCAGGCGCTGGCCGATGCCCGCGTGGCGGATGAGCAGCGGGCGGCAGGGAACGCGACCCCCTGGACAGGCGTTCCTTTCGCGCACAAGGACATTTTCTGCACCAACGGCGTTCGCACTACTTGCGGCTCCAAGATGCTGGAAAACTTTGTCCCCCCCTACGATGCGACTGTCACTGCGAATTTCCGCGAGGCAGGGGCCGTGTGTCTGGGCAAGACCAACATGGATGAGTTCGCCATGGGGTCGTCCAACGAGAACAGTTATTTTGGCGCAGTGACAAACCCTTGGGGCCTTAGTGAAGGTAATAAGCGGGTGCCGGGCGGTTCATCGGGCGGGTCGGCTGCGGCGGTTGCGGCTCGACTGATTCCGGCAGCTACCGCCACGGATACAGGTGGCTCAATCCGTCAGCCAGCGGCACTGTGTGGTGTTACTGGCCTGAAACCCACTTATGGCCGGGTGTCCCGGTACGGGATGATTGCCTTTGCGTCCAGTCTCGACCAGGGCGGTACCATGGCTCGCACAGCAGAAGACAATGCGCTGATGCTGAATGTGATGGCAGGTTTTGATCCGAAGGACTCGACGTCTATTGACCGCGAGGTGCCGGATTACACCGCGACGCTGAACGAACCGCTTAAAGGTATGAAGATCGGCCTGCCCAAGGAGTATTTCAGCGATCAGCTAAGCCCGGCGATGGAGCAGCAGGTTCGCAACGCAGTAAAGGAATACGAGAAACTAGGCGCCACGGTTAAAGAGGTGTCGCTGCCAAACGCGAAGCTCGCGATTGCTGCCTACTATGTAATTGCTCCAGCAGAGGCGTCCGCCAACCTGTCCCGTTTTGACGGGGTTCGCTATGGCTACCGCTGCGAGGATCCCAAGGATCTGATGGATCTTTACACCCGCTCCCGCGCGGAGGGTTTTGGCGAAGAGGTGAAACGTCGGATTCTCGTGGGCACCTACGCTCTCTCCGCCGGCTATTTCGATGCCTATTATCTCAAGGCCCAGAAGGTTCGGCGGCTGATTCAGCAGGATTTCATAAATGCCTTCAAGGAAGTGGATGTGCTGATGAGCCCCACCACACCCTCGCCGGCATTTATTCAGGGTGAAAAAACCAGCGATCCTGTGACCATGTACCTGGAAGACGTATTCACTATCGCCATCAACCTGGCGGGTGTTCCGGCCATGTCGGTACCGGCCGGTTTCGTGGACGGTCTCCCGGTGGGTCTTCAGATTATCGGGGATTATTTCTCCGAGGCCCGTTTGCTGAATGCCGCCCATCAATTCCAGCAGGTGACCGACTGGCACCAGCGTGAACCGCAATAA
- the cysN gene encoding sulfate adenylyltransferase subunit CysN, whose product MSHQSDLIAEDIQAYLKQHENKELLRLLTCGSVDDGKSTLIGRLLHDTKMIYEDHMASLKTDSAKMGTTGEKLDLALLVDGLQAEREQGITIDVAYRYFSTDKRKFIIADTPGHEQYTRNMATGASTAQVAILMIDARHGVLTQTRRHSYIASLLGIRHIVVAVNKMDLVDFSEERFNEIKDDYLAFAAKLGLKDIRFVPLSALEGDNVVNKSENTPWFTGQPLMEILETVEVGRDKNLEHFRFPVQYVTRPNLNFRGFCGTIASGVIRPGEQVMALPSRRTSTIKEVVTFDGNLEEAYIDQAVTLTLTDEIDISRGDMLVKVEDEPEVGNRFNANIVWMTDAPLETGRLYDIKLGPTFTSGTVKKIHHQTDVNTLEQQANPSQLQLNEIGLCELTLNQPIAFDAYQRNHATGSFIVIDRLSNVTIGAGMVAGLADSGESLDPVSVEERERRLAQKPAIIACNGRQAPALALALERALFDQGKTAVVVTEENAGDADERRRVAQLLTSHGLVAIAVNLGTDIANAATTADNEQEIPEAVGKLVQELIRSKRV is encoded by the coding sequence ATGTCACACCAGTCTGATCTGATTGCAGAAGATATTCAGGCCTACCTGAAGCAGCACGAAAACAAGGAACTCCTTCGCCTGCTCACCTGTGGCAGCGTGGATGACGGCAAGAGCACCCTGATCGGTCGCCTGCTCCACGACACCAAGATGATCTACGAAGATCACATGGCCAGCCTGAAAACCGACAGCGCCAAGATGGGAACGACGGGTGAGAAACTCGACCTTGCCCTCTTGGTCGACGGCCTGCAGGCCGAGCGCGAACAGGGCATCACAATCGATGTGGCCTACCGGTACTTCTCCACCGACAAGCGCAAGTTCATCATCGCTGACACTCCGGGCCATGAACAGTACACCCGTAACATGGCCACCGGCGCGTCTACCGCCCAGGTCGCGATCCTGATGATCGACGCCCGCCACGGTGTTCTCACCCAAACCCGGCGCCATTCTTACATCGCGTCTCTGCTGGGTATTCGGCACATTGTCGTAGCCGTGAACAAGATGGATCTGGTGGATTTCAGCGAAGAGCGCTTCAACGAAATCAAAGACGATTACCTGGCGTTTGCCGCTAAGCTCGGCCTGAAAGATATCCGTTTTGTGCCGCTGTCCGCCCTGGAAGGCGACAACGTGGTAAACAAAAGCGAGAACACGCCCTGGTTCACCGGCCAGCCCCTGATGGAGATTCTGGAAACCGTGGAAGTTGGCCGGGACAAGAACCTGGAGCATTTCCGCTTCCCGGTTCAGTACGTTACCCGCCCGAACCTCAATTTCCGGGGCTTCTGCGGCACCATCGCCTCCGGCGTGATCCGCCCGGGCGAACAAGTGATGGCCCTGCCCTCGCGCCGCACCAGCACGATCAAGGAAGTTGTCACCTTCGATGGCAATCTAGAAGAGGCCTATATCGACCAGGCGGTTACCCTCACCCTGACCGATGAAATCGACATCAGTCGCGGCGATATGCTGGTCAAAGTGGAAGATGAGCCCGAAGTGGGCAACCGCTTCAACGCCAATATCGTCTGGATGACCGACGCCCCCCTGGAAACCGGCCGGCTGTACGACATCAAGCTGGGACCGACCTTTACCTCTGGCACGGTGAAAAAGATCCACCACCAGACTGACGTAAACACCCTGGAACAGCAGGCCAACCCAAGCCAGCTCCAGCTGAACGAAATCGGCCTGTGCGAGCTGACCCTGAACCAGCCGATCGCCTTCGACGCCTACCAGCGCAACCACGCCACAGGCAGCTTCATCGTGATCGACCGGCTGTCCAACGTCACCATTGGTGCAGGCATGGTGGCCGGCCTGGCAGATTCCGGCGAATCGCTCGATCCGGTTTCAGTAGAAGAACGCGAGCGCCGACTGGCCCAGAAACCGGCCATCATTGCCTGTAATGGTCGCCAGGCGCCAGCGCTGGCCCTCGCCCTTGAGCGTGCGCTGTTCGACCAGGGCAAAACCGCCGTGGTGGTCACCGAAGAAAACGCCGGCGATGCCGACGAACGCCGCCGCGTGGCCCAGCTTCTGACTTCCCACGGCCTGGTTGCCATTGCCGTTAACCTGGGCACTGACATCGCCAACGCCGCAACAACCGCCGACAACGAGCAGGAGATTCCTGAGGCTGTTGGCAAACTTGTTCAGGAGTTGATTCGCAGCAAGCGGGTTTGA